CATTCCATCAACAACATGTTTGCCAATGAAACTTCCAAATCTGATTTCTCTGTTTCTATTTTTTGCACCATATAATCCTATAGATACAAAGAATAAAGCAAAGATTAAGAGTGTTCCTGCTTGTTGCATAACATATAAACTGTCAGTTAGATTAAATCCATTTTCTCCAACACCGTATATTATAGAACCTAATCCATGTAATACATATGTAAATTCTGCAATAAAACTTATTTTATGGAAAAACTCAAATTGCATAAATGAAGGGAATGTTCCTCAGCCTGATGAAATATTAATAACTAAGTATATTACAACTAAAACTTTTGAAATTGTTTCGTCTTTAAACAAGAACCACAATCCCTGAATTGTTAATACGAATATTAAATCTACAAATAGTAGCCATAATCAAACTGAAAGCATTGCAGCTGAACCGATTGCTATTCACCCAGTCAGAGAAAGCGCGATGGTTAAGGCTGTTGCTTGAGTCATACCAGTAACTAACATTAGTAATGTTTTTGATGTATATCATTTACCAGCTTTTAGTTTTTTTGTTCTTCTTGCTCTATCATAAATGAATGTTTGCATAAATGTTCCTACAAATAATCCAATTATTATAAAGAATTCACCAATACCAATACCATATATACCATTTTTTAAACCTGCAATTTCAATGTTTACAACATCAAATTTATCAAAAAGCTTATGTTTAATTATTTCAATAGTTTTATTGCTAATTGCGTTCAATAGTGCAATTTGATTTGTGAATCCATTTTTTGCAGCAAGCATATCCATATTTTTATTAAATTCTGTTATCGACACAGCATTTCGATTTAGCTCATTAACTTTTGAAGTAAATACTTCTTGAGGTTTTATTAATTTCAAACTAAATCCTGTTTTTTGAACTAATATAGAGTTTATTTTTGGTAAATAAGTTTTAAAGTTGAATTTAAATTCTTCAATAAAACTGTTATTTAATGCTGATATGATGACTTTGATAGCTGCTTCAGTTTTTTTATCTAATCCCAATTTGTCTATATTATCTATGTTAATTCACATAGTTTGTGAATCTGTAAATGGATCAATTCCATGCATTACATCATATAAGTATTTATTTACTATATGTGAATTATCATTTAAAAATAAAATGTAACCCAGTAGTTTTGAATTAGTAAAATCTAATTTCAATATTTTAGCTAATTTTTGAATTTTTTGACTTTGTAAAAGCCCTGAAATATTATTAGTTAAAATACCATTTGTTTTTTTAGCAGCATCATGAGAAATTGTTGTTTCTTTGCTAATGTCTCCAAAAATAGTATTTTCTGATCTGACGTCATTAGATGATTCATTTGATTTATTTATAGCATCACTAATAACATATTGCTTCCCTGATTGAATTTCAATATCAGAATTAGATACATTTCCTATGTTTTGAGAAATTCTTACTATTTCATTTTTGGTTGGAGTGTAACTAATTTGTTTATAAAAGTTTTTATAAATAATGTTTGAAATTAAGGATGGTATATTTTCACCTAAAAAATTCTCAATAGCTGAAACTATAAGTGCTGACTTCATTTCCATCATACTGTTAAGGTAATATCCAAAAATAAAGTTTCTTTCAAATGTTGTTCAAATGTTTATGTCAACTTTTTCGCTTTTTGGAACAGTGTTTTTATTCAAATTTGATCCTATTTGTTGGATTAAATATTCAGCGAATCCGTTCTCAATTTTAGCTTGCACATAATATTTTTTACCTTTTCATTGTTTATCAATTTCTTTTTGAGATGAAATATATCTAATATTTGTGAAAGCCATATCTTCTTTTAATTCAGGTGAAGAAAATACGTAATCCTCATCCTTAATATTTTTGTCTGTTTTTTCATTTAATGTTGATTTAATTATGTCTCATACATTAAATTGAAAAATATGACTTGCAAGTTCCTTTTCTGAAGAAATTTGCATATTTCCAGCGTTTGTATATAAAATTTTGTTTTGTCTATCATAAGCAGAAGAAATTGCCTTTTCTTTACTTATAGATCCATCAACTGATTTATAATTATGATCAGTTAAAACACCGATCTTAAAATCGAAGTTTTCAATATCATTATTTTTATATACTCAGACTGTCTTGTCTTCGTTTAAAATAGCAACTGGTGCCTTTCCTAAATTAATTGTTGGATTTCAAAAAGCTATTAAACATGTAACTCCATACAATATAGGTATTAATGCAATACCAATAAATTTAGAAATTCTTTTCACCGAAGACAGAACTCGAGATGAAAATTCATCTCGAAAACCTTTGATAACTCCTATCATATGTCTCCTTATAAATAAATGAACTTTATTAGTTCATATATATAAGATAACATTTAATAAAAAAAATAACTTTAAAGTTATTTAATTTTTATATTATTAAATTTAAAAATTCCAAATAAATAAACTAAAAAAGCAATAATAACCATTAAAATTGGTTTTCATAAGATTGAAAATGTGCTTGCTCCTGTTTGTTGGTGCGGCATTATAACCATTAAATAGATAGAACCAATAAATGTAAGAGCACAAGTTGCTAAACTTAAAATCATTAGTATTCAGAACGTTTTATTCCCATATATTTTTTTATACTCAGGGTCTTTTAACCTCAATTTTATTATCGCTGAATTTAATAAAATTTTTAAAGTACTAGTTGCAAGTGCAAATGAAGAAATTATTTCTGAGATAGAACTAAATAAAATATAAAACACTGCTACGCAACCAAGTAATATAATAGCTGTATACGGTTGATTTGTTTTTTTGTGTACTTTTCCAAAAAAAGTGTGTACATCTCCAGTTTCAGATAATTTATGTATTAATCTTGATTGAAAAAATAATAAAGAATTTACAGATCCCACAAATAAGAATATCGCAAAAATATTAAATGTTAACACTGCTCATTTATGCTGAGCAAAAATTGTTGATGTTGTTCCATTTGGATCAATTCAATTTCCTTGACTATCTGGTGTTGCTAATGATAAAAGAGCAATACCATAACAAACATAAATAACAAGTACAATTAGCACTGCACTAATAATTACTAATGGAACTGTTTTTTTAGGATTTTCAATTTCTTCAGTAATATATGTAGGAAATTCATGACCCGAATATGCAAATCCTGTGTATGTTATTGCAGGAATCAACATCGCTGAGGATATATATGCATGCCCTAAATTACTATTCATTTGTGAATTTGAAAGTAAACCTTCTTTTGAACCATACATAATTGCTAGTATAAATACTAATATGATTGGTAAAGTTTTTACGAATAGAAAAAATATTTGCGTATATTTACTACTATTTTTAACCATTATTTGTATTCCTGCAAGAGATACTAATATAAATACAGCCAAAGCCTTTTGTAAACTTTCAACAGCAAAATCTTTTGAATCCAATTCTAAAATTTGAGTTATCATTGAACTCATAGCGGAACAACAACTTGCTAGTGAAGTAGCAGAAACAAATAAAATTAAAACTCATCCGAACCAAAATGCCAAAATTCTTCAGTTACATTTTCTAATTCAACTATATCCACTCCCACTTTCTCCATATCCAATTGATGGTTCAATAACTATAAATGCATCAGGTAAAACTATTAATGCTCCAAATACCCAAGCTAGTATCATCAACAACGGATTTGCTTGAGCAAGAGCAAAAACCATGTTAAATGAGATGATAATGCTTGATCCAACAATTGCAGCTAATGTTGAAGCTAGAACTGTTCAAAATCCATATTTTCTATTTAGTTTCATATTACTCTCACTTTCTTGCAAAATATAATGCTTTTGTAATGTATTCTTCATTATAAGTTACTATTGTATTTACATGTTCAGAACCATTAGGCGTTCAAATTTCGCTTTTAACCTTTTTTTCAAATTTTATTTTTTTGTCATACATTAATTTACTCATTTCAAATGGTATAAATGTATCTCCCTTAGAATGTATAAATAGCACTGGAGTGTCTTTTGCTTTTTTCATTTTTTTTAATAGATTAAATTTTCTTTGTGGTGTTTTTGTTTCCTTACTAAATTTATGTGTAAATAAAAAACCGATTTTTCATCATTCAATGTGATATAAATTGTTTTCTATGTAGTATCTATATTGATGCTTAATATTGCTAAAACCACAATCAGCAATTACTCAATTAACATCTGATTTTAGCTTGCTTTTTTGAATAAACAATACGCTTGTAGAAGCACCCATGCTATTACCTATTAGACCAATAGATTCTGCTTGTTCAGTATTTTTCAAATAAATTATTATTTCTTCTATCATTTGAATGGACGAAAATCCTATATCAGTTTTTTCTCCATAACTTAAACCATGCGCAAAACCGTCAAAAGTCAAAACATTATAACCTTGTTTTCAAAAATGATGAACTAACCTTAATGCTAAATATTTATTTTCAGTTCATCCATGCAAACCTATAACTCATTTGTTTGATTTTTGATTCCTTGCTATTAAGCAACTAATTTTTCCTTTTTCATTTTCTAAAGTAATTTCTTCAATTTGACTTTCATTAAAAGTATCATTTAAATAATTTAAACCTTTATTTTTTAAATCATCATAGTATAACTGGATAGAATTGATTTCTACTCCCTTTTCACTAAAACCATCGCGGTAATATGTGTAGCAAAACTTCTTATAATCTAAAAAATAAGATCTAGAATTTTTTATTATTGTTCTGAATTGAAAAAGAGTCAAAAAAAATGTTTTTGCCGAATACTTATATTTATCTATTTTTTTCAAGAAACACCTCCACAAAGCACATGATTAAAAGTAATTACTATGATTATACATAAAAAAAATAATTTTCAAAAATAAAGTTAATTTTTGGAAATTATAGTTTTTTTCTTAAAATTATTTTTTTAAAACCATTTTAATATGGTCTATCCCCTCATCGTCATAAATTTCAGAGTCTTCAACAAAACCAAAGCTTCTATAGAAATTTAAAAGTCTATATTGTGCGCTTATACTTAATTTTTTGTTAGGTCAATTTTCATTAATTCATTTAACTGCATTTTCTAACAAAATTTTACCTAATCCAAGACCTCTGAACTTTTGAGGTGTTAATACTCTACCTAAAGTTACATTATTTTCGTCTACTTCAAATATTCTTAAATAGGCGATAAGATCATTTTCATCATTTCTTATAATTAAGTGTGTTGCCTTAAGATCATTTTCATCGATTTCACATGATAATCATTCCTGTTCAACATTAAAAACTTCGCTTCTATTTTTAAATATTTCTCAAGCTTCTTTACTTGTTAATTCATCAAACTTTTTAAATAATATTTTCATTTTTACCTCTTTCTTTCTAATAATAAAAAAACAGCTTTCGCCGTTTTTATTAGTTAATTTCTACTTTAATTCCAGGACCCATTGTTGTTGAAATTGTTGTGTTAATGATGTAATCACCTTTAACAGTTTGAGGTTTAACTCTTCTCATTTCATTTAGGATTGTAGTAAAGTTTTCTTTTAATTGTTCAGCAGTAAATGATGCTTTTCCGATAATTGTGTGGATATTTCCTTCTTTATCTGCACGGAATTCAATTTTTCCTTTTTTAATTTCATCAATTGCTTTAGCAACGTCCATTGTAACTGTTCCAGTTTTTGGGTTAGGCATTAATCCTTTTGGCCCTAAAACTTTTCCGATTGCTCCTAATTTAGCCATCATTTCTGGTGTAGCAACAATTACATCAAATTCAAATCAGTTTTCTTTTTGGATTTTTGTAATTAATTCTTCTCCACCAACAAAGTCAGCACCTGCTTCTTGAGCTTCTTTAACTTTAGTATTTGTTAAAACTAAAACTTTTTGAGTTTTACCTGTTCCAGCTGGCAATACTAATGCTCCACGGATTTGTTGATCTGCTTTTCTTGGATCAATGTTTAAGTTAAATGATAATTCAACAGTTGAATCAAATTTAGTTGTTGAAGTTTCTTTTGCTAATTTAATTGCTTCGTCAAGTGTGTAAACTTTTTGTTTGTCTACTAAACCTTTAACGTTTTTCATTCTTTTTGA
This is a stretch of genomic DNA from Mesoplasma coleopterae. It encodes these proteins:
- a CDS encoding GNAT family N-acetyltransferase; this encodes MKILFKKFDELTSKEAWEIFKNRSEVFNVEQEWLSCEIDENDLKATHLIIRNDENDLIAYLRIFEVDENNVTLGRVLTPQKFRGLGLGKILLENAVKWINENWPNKKLSISAQYRLLNFYRSFGFVEDSEIYDDEGIDHIKMVLKK
- a CDS encoding APC family permease, with the protein product MKLNRKYGFWTVLASTLAAIVGSSIIISFNMVFALAQANPLLMILAWVFGALIVLPDAFIVIEPSIGYGESGSGYSWIRKCNWRILAFWFGWVLILFVSATSLASCCSAMSSMITQILELDSKDFAVESLQKALAVFILVSLAGIQIMVKNSSKYTQIFFLFVKTLPIILVFILAIMYGSKEGLLSNSQMNSNLGHAYISSAMLIPAITYTGFAYSGHEFPTYITEEIENPKKTVPLVIISAVLIVLVIYVCYGIALLSLATPDSQGNWIDPNGTTSTIFAQHKWAVLTFNIFAIFLFVGSVNSLLFFQSRLIHKLSETGDVHTFFGKVHKKTNQPYTAIILLGCVAVFYILFSSISEIISSFALATSTLKILLNSAIIKLRLKDPEYKKIYGNKTFWILMILSLATCALTFIGSIYLMVIMPHQQTGASTFSILWKPILMVIIAFLVYLFGIFKFNNIKIK
- the rplA gene encoding 50S ribosomal protein L1; translated protein: MAKISKRMKNVKGLVDKQKVYTLDEAIKLAKETSTTKFDSTVELSFNLNIDPRKADQQIRGALVLPAGTGKTQKVLVLTNTKVKEAQEAGADFVGGEELITKIQKENWFEFDVIVATPEMMAKLGAIGKVLGPKGLMPNPKTGTVTMDVAKAIDEIKKGKIEFRADKEGNIHTIIGKASFTAEQLKENFTTILNEMRRVKPQTVKGDYIINTTISTTMGPGIKVEIN
- a CDS encoding alpha/beta hydrolase, with amino-acid sequence MKKIDKYKYSAKTFFLTLFQFRTIIKNSRSYFLDYKKFCYTYYRDGFSEKGVEINSIQLYYDDLKNKGLNYLNDTFNESQIEEITLENEKGKISCLIARNQKSNKWVIGLHGWTENKYLALRLVHHFWKQGYNVLTFDGFAHGLSYGEKTDIGFSSIQMIEEIIIYLKNTEQAESIGLIGNSMGASTSVLFIQKSKLKSDVNWVIADCGFSNIKHQYRYYIENNLYHIEWWKIGFLFTHKFSKETKTPQRKFNLLKKMKKAKDTPVLFIHSKGDTFIPFEMSKLMYDKKIKFEKKVKSEIWTPNGSEHVNTIVTYNEEYITKALYFARKWE